Proteins co-encoded in one Cryptosporangium aurantiacum genomic window:
- a CDS encoding sugar transferase yields the protein MTAEQVTDTLVLPRIPEAVEAAAQATPADRQDALRRAAVAACDAVAAVATAVALGGLLDALPLQEALAVPAGWTLTAWAVGAYHRRRLKIRLCDAKAILVTTVTLWAVVGVATAVAPQSGVRALMLVAVPATALAVALTRTALTQLTRAGGALAAAPVVLYGPQDAVRRYCASARRDVHAPTIAAACVTDLGHTGWNSADWDDAPGEAERTVDLSALTVTGLPGGRGLPVVDATARADDEPGRAMDAVINTVRRTGADTVVVTGECDPDTLRALSWRLEEHAVGVAVTPLWPVSPERVSVRAYGDATLVEVTPPRYDGARIALRYLVDRAIAAAALVALSPLLLGVALVVKLTSPGPVFFTQLRTGQGGRRFRLLKFRTMVADAEALKDALSGANQYTAGTLFKVRDDPRITPVGTILRALSLDELPQLVNVVRGDMALVGPRPTATPPEQMPPDYRRRTLVKPGMTGLWQVSGRSNLPWEEAVRLDLRYVENRSLAMDIDIVRRTLPAVLSRDGAY from the coding sequence GGCCGACCGCCAGGACGCCCTGCGCAGAGCCGCGGTCGCCGCCTGCGACGCCGTGGCCGCGGTCGCGACCGCGGTCGCACTCGGCGGGCTCCTCGACGCACTACCGCTCCAGGAAGCGCTGGCGGTGCCTGCGGGTTGGACGCTCACCGCCTGGGCAGTCGGTGCCTACCACCGGCGCCGGTTGAAGATCCGGCTGTGCGACGCCAAGGCCATCCTGGTGACGACCGTGACGCTGTGGGCCGTGGTGGGCGTCGCGACGGCGGTCGCCCCGCAGTCCGGCGTCCGCGCGCTGATGCTGGTGGCCGTCCCGGCCACCGCGCTCGCGGTCGCGCTGACCCGGACGGCGTTGACCCAGCTCACCCGCGCCGGTGGGGCGTTGGCGGCTGCTCCGGTGGTGCTCTACGGCCCGCAGGACGCGGTGCGGCGCTACTGCGCCTCTGCCCGGCGTGACGTCCACGCGCCGACGATCGCCGCGGCGTGCGTGACCGACCTCGGCCACACCGGATGGAACTCCGCCGACTGGGACGACGCACCCGGCGAGGCCGAGCGAACCGTCGACCTGTCGGCGCTGACCGTGACCGGCCTACCCGGCGGGCGTGGCCTGCCGGTCGTGGACGCGACCGCACGCGCCGACGACGAGCCGGGACGGGCGATGGACGCGGTGATCAACACCGTGCGGCGGACCGGCGCGGACACCGTGGTGGTCACCGGCGAGTGCGATCCGGACACGCTCCGGGCGCTCTCCTGGCGCTTGGAAGAGCACGCAGTCGGCGTCGCGGTCACCCCGTTGTGGCCGGTCAGCCCGGAGCGGGTGTCGGTACGGGCCTACGGGGACGCGACGCTGGTCGAGGTCACGCCGCCCCGGTACGACGGGGCCCGGATCGCGCTGCGGTACCTGGTCGACCGGGCGATCGCCGCCGCGGCGCTCGTCGCACTGTCGCCGCTGCTGCTCGGCGTCGCGCTCGTGGTGAAGCTGACCAGCCCGGGGCCGGTGTTCTTCACCCAGCTCCGTACCGGCCAGGGCGGCAGGCGGTTCCGGCTGCTGAAGTTCCGGACGATGGTCGCGGACGCCGAGGCGCTGAAGGACGCGCTGTCCGGCGCGAACCAGTACACCGCCGGGACGTTGTTCAAGGTCAGAGACGACCCGCGGATCACACCGGTCGGCACGATCCTGCGCGCGCTCTCGCTCGACGAGCTGCCGCAGCTGGTGAACGTCGTCCGCGGCGACATGGCGCTGGTCGGGCCGCGACCCACCGCGACTCCACCCGAGCAGATGCCGCCCGACTACCGGCGCCGCACGCTCGTGAAGCCGGGGATGACCGGGCTTTGGCAGGTCAGCGGGCGGTCGAACCTGCCGTGGGAGGAAGCGGTCCGGCTCGACCTGCGCTACGTGGAGAACCGATCGCTCGCGATGGACATCGACATCGTCCGCCGGACGCTGCCCGCGGTGCTCTCCCGCGACGGCGCGTACTGA
- a CDS encoding oligosaccharide flippase family protein: MTSLPTRPPSTGTEDAQRSAELRGIARAGTISLIGSAASALLGFILVVQVSRGLGAAGAGAFSVVVAVAMTLAVVGRFGTDTALVRMAPRFRALGRTRDISAAAVAALAPVFVGTTLLAVAAWWAAPQLVHAVFEQPAPPGAVWLIRVGVATVPLAATGYVALAVTRGLGSVVPLTLVESITKPALRCVFVGVAVAAAHQQWPAAQLSAGPVLWTTVAWAVPTLLGGVWSAVLAHRALREVRAELPTPDGANGPAHAPDNPANAAGGPSGAAATWRELWCFATPRAAASACEIAGMHAGLILVSALAGVADAGVYNAALRLALAGTLALQALRLAIAPTLARLLTVGDLAGVEHLHRTAAVWITVVSFPLYLVFAVWPTEVLRLFGPGFSAGGPALALLAAGTLVNLATGPVSTLLLMSGRSTFTLAVTATSLTCGIALAVLLIPQYGVTGAALAKAAAVVGENLAVTLIVRGTVGVRTLSRPLFRAAFAGVACFVFPALAYDLATGHPVPDFRAAIILVLLGSAAYLVLLRRWRTEFALADLAAALPTHRLRLPGVRRRRPAEPERPVEPPPRRTDTPPSAASKEFR; encoded by the coding sequence ATGACCTCGCTCCCCACCCGGCCGCCGTCCACCGGCACCGAGGACGCCCAGCGCAGCGCCGAGCTCCGCGGGATCGCCAGGGCCGGCACGATCAGCCTGATCGGGTCGGCGGCCTCGGCCCTCCTCGGGTTCATCCTGGTCGTTCAGGTGAGCCGGGGGCTGGGCGCGGCGGGCGCCGGGGCGTTCTCGGTGGTCGTCGCGGTCGCGATGACGCTGGCGGTGGTCGGCCGGTTCGGCACCGACACCGCGCTCGTGCGGATGGCGCCCCGGTTCCGCGCGCTGGGCCGCACCCGTGACATCAGCGCCGCCGCGGTGGCCGCGTTGGCCCCGGTCTTCGTCGGCACGACGCTGCTCGCAGTGGCGGCCTGGTGGGCGGCTCCGCAGCTGGTCCACGCGGTGTTCGAACAGCCGGCCCCACCCGGGGCGGTGTGGCTGATCCGGGTCGGCGTGGCCACGGTGCCGCTGGCCGCGACCGGGTACGTCGCGCTGGCCGTCACCCGCGGACTGGGCAGCGTCGTCCCGCTCACGCTGGTCGAGAGCATCACGAAGCCCGCGCTGCGCTGCGTGTTCGTCGGGGTGGCGGTGGCGGCCGCGCACCAGCAGTGGCCCGCCGCGCAGCTGTCGGCCGGGCCGGTGCTGTGGACGACCGTGGCCTGGGCCGTCCCGACGCTGCTCGGTGGCGTCTGGTCGGCGGTCCTGGCCCACCGCGCCCTCCGCGAGGTCCGCGCCGAACTGCCCACGCCCGACGGCGCGAACGGCCCGGCGCACGCGCCCGACAACCCCGCGAACGCCGCGGGCGGCCCCAGCGGCGCCGCCGCCACATGGCGGGAGCTGTGGTGTTTCGCCACGCCGCGCGCCGCCGCCTCCGCCTGCGAGATCGCGGGCATGCACGCCGGCCTCATCCTGGTCAGCGCGCTCGCCGGGGTCGCCGACGCCGGGGTCTACAACGCCGCGCTCCGGCTCGCGCTAGCCGGGACGCTGGCCCTGCAGGCGCTCCGGCTGGCGATCGCCCCGACACTGGCTCGGCTGCTCACGGTCGGCGACCTGGCCGGCGTCGAACACCTGCACCGCACCGCCGCGGTCTGGATCACCGTCGTCTCGTTCCCGCTCTACCTGGTCTTCGCGGTCTGGCCGACCGAGGTCCTGCGGCTCTTCGGCCCCGGGTTCTCGGCGGGCGGTCCGGCGCTGGCGCTGCTGGCCGCGGGCACGCTGGTCAACTTGGCGACCGGGCCGGTCTCCACGCTGCTGCTGATGAGCGGCCGGTCGACGTTCACGCTCGCCGTCACCGCCACGTCACTGACCTGCGGAATCGCACTCGCCGTGCTGCTGATCCCGCAGTACGGCGTCACCGGTGCCGCGCTCGCCAAGGCGGCGGCCGTGGTCGGTGAGAACCTCGCGGTCACGCTGATCGTGCGCGGCACGGTCGGCGTCCGGACGCTCTCCCGCCCGCTGTTCCGTGCCGCGTTCGCCGGCGTCGCGTGCTTCGTGTTCCCGGCGCTGGCGTACGACCTCGCGACCGGACACCCGGTGCCGGACTTCCGGGCGGCGATCATCCTCGTCCTCCTCGGCAGCGCGGCCTACCTCGTGCTGCTCCGGCGGTGGCGGACCGAGTTCGCGCTCGCCGATCTCGCCGCCGCACTCCCCACCCACCGACTGCGGCTGCCCGGCGTCCGACGACGCCGCCCGGCTGAGCCGGAACGTCCGGTCGAGCCGCCACCGCGCCGGACCGACACCCCTCCGTCCGCTGCGAGCAAGGAGTTCCGATGA
- a CDS encoding sulfotransferase domain-containing protein, producing the protein MNPPSIPDVERPQQSPVEKSSLSMLRHVEVPDPLRAAKRRVPRPVKRVIRRAVRRYGEHTADQRTLPDFLIIGTKRGGTTSVWNWLVRHPNVAPMFPALQQIKSPHYFDIHYHRGERWYRSHFPSRAALDRAAQRSGIRPLTGEASPYYLFHPLAPERVQHTVPKARLVALLRNPVDRAYSNYWERRGSNAECLPTFEAAIDAEEERLRGQTERILADPDYYSYHHDWHSYLARGRYVEQVARWLERFGRAQLLVMPFEDLRKDPIEAYRTVQEFLSLPVVEPPRLPHHNKLPAPPMAAATRERLVEYYRPFNARLTELLGTPFDWDR; encoded by the coding sequence ATGAATCCTCCGAGCATCCCTGACGTCGAGCGACCCCAGCAGTCACCGGTCGAAAAGAGTTCGTTGAGCATGCTTCGCCACGTCGAGGTGCCGGATCCGCTGCGCGCGGCCAAACGCCGGGTGCCCCGTCCGGTGAAGCGGGTGATCCGCCGCGCGGTGCGCCGCTACGGCGAGCACACCGCCGACCAGCGCACGCTGCCCGACTTCCTGATCATCGGCACCAAGCGCGGTGGCACCACGTCGGTCTGGAACTGGCTGGTGCGGCACCCCAACGTCGCGCCGATGTTCCCGGCGCTGCAGCAGATCAAGAGCCCGCACTACTTCGACATCCACTACCACCGCGGCGAACGCTGGTACCGCTCGCACTTCCCGAGCCGGGCCGCGCTCGACCGGGCCGCCCAGCGCAGCGGCATCCGGCCGCTGACCGGCGAGGCCAGCCCGTACTACCTGTTCCACCCGCTGGCACCGGAGCGCGTGCAGCACACCGTTCCCAAGGCGCGGCTGGTCGCGCTGCTCCGCAATCCGGTCGACCGCGCGTACTCGAACTACTGGGAGCGGCGCGGCTCCAACGCCGAGTGCCTGCCCACGTTCGAGGCCGCGATCGACGCCGAAGAGGAGCGGCTGCGCGGCCAGACCGAGCGGATCCTCGCCGACCCGGACTACTACTCCTACCACCACGACTGGCACAGCTACCTGGCCCGCGGCCGGTACGTCGAGCAGGTGGCCCGGTGGCTCGAACGGTTCGGCCGGGCGCAGCTGCTGGTCATGCCGTTCGAGGACCTCCGCAAGGACCCGATCGAGGCCTACCGGACCGTCCAGGAGTTCCTCAGCCTGCCCGTCGTCGAGCCGCCCCGGCTGCCACACCACAACAAGCTGCCGGCTCCGCCGATGGCGGCGGCGACCAGGGAGCGGCTCGTCGAGTACTACCGCCCGTTCAACGCCCGCCTGACCGAACTGCTCGGCACTCCCTTCGACTGGGACCGCTGA
- a CDS encoding phosphotransferase: MTPSLPPAVRTLLTDAGIPPETLRTAAFAGPRRPVQRLLGDGVVVEVASTETGRLRLRRELWGREWARQVGVPTVPVLDADPGGGWMVAEWWRPHPPTGTEFLDAAVTTALRIAGSPPPQPGPPPARWTSPRWAAPIRLARGALGGVPTRLWLAARRAAAALPSVPVAHGDFYHRNALWCPEQGGVHVVDWEYLGHGPKHGDLLRLWTLLPHRTDRDALLDRLLALTPPGEHRAVGTLALYLALRLLGENVKGQRADRHRADLDHARTIQPEARAVARSLDAWPV; this comes from the coding sequence GTGACCCCCTCCCTCCCGCCTGCCGTCCGGACGCTGCTGACCGACGCGGGGATTCCGCCGGAAACGCTGCGAACCGCTGCGTTCGCGGGGCCGCGGCGGCCGGTCCAGCGACTGCTCGGCGACGGGGTGGTGGTCGAGGTCGCGTCGACCGAGACCGGCAGGCTGCGGCTGCGCCGAGAACTCTGGGGACGCGAATGGGCGCGGCAGGTCGGCGTGCCGACCGTCCCGGTACTGGACGCCGACCCGGGCGGCGGCTGGATGGTCGCCGAGTGGTGGCGCCCGCACCCACCCACCGGCACCGAGTTCCTGGACGCCGCGGTCACGACCGCGCTGCGGATCGCCGGTTCGCCGCCACCGCAGCCGGGTCCACCCCCGGCACGGTGGACGTCACCCCGGTGGGCGGCGCCGATCCGGCTGGCCAGGGGCGCGCTGGGCGGGGTTCCGACCCGGCTCTGGCTGGCGGCGCGCCGGGCCGCCGCCGCACTGCCGAGCGTCCCGGTGGCGCACGGCGACTTCTACCACCGCAACGCGCTGTGGTGTCCGGAGCAGGGCGGCGTCCACGTCGTCGACTGGGAGTACCTGGGGCACGGACCCAAACACGGCGACCTGCTGCGGCTCTGGACGCTGCTCCCGCACCGCACCGACCGGGACGCGCTGCTCGACCGGCTCTTGGCCCTGACACCGCCCGGCGAGCACCGGGCGGTGGGGACGTTGGCGCTCTATCTGGCGTTGCGGCTGCTCGGCGAGAACGTCAAGGGCCAGCGGGCCGACCGGCACCGGGCCGACCTGGACCACGCCCGGACGATCCAGCCGGAGGCCCGGGCGGTGGCGCGATCGCTGGACGCCTGGCCCGTGTGA
- a CDS encoding O-antigen ligase family protein: MSAPPAQSRAVRGAPAATVARGDLVPLCAVALVFAGPAVGDRPVPGGGGDLQVVHVVCVTAIAVTALWALAGRLPIQAALSRREIRPPLWFGLGLVAAAAAATLVAVNQFRGLKVTATYAAGWLLLVAVLLVATSPGRLRTLVGTAVVGSLTVTLPILSQAERLKPVYGGAVVRNRAQSIFADPNQFGCYAALIVLLAVGWFIAAPSRWERALALAGGSGAAAALVLSLSRGAWLGTAAGLVVAAVLHPAVRRALMTAAALGATLVAAGVLLTFTGPAEVRGGPAAGVVEVVVDRLAVIDDRAANPHDVRPITWREAVRQFSTHPVLGNGPGSFSTLAAESPSVIQFAPRLHAHNALLHLGAETGVVGLFAGVGFAAGCGLAAVVTARRLRRTAVTAERRTLGLVVGATGALVALSVHLMVDYPIRNPVLMVTAWSVAGLLLAAGARR, encoded by the coding sequence GTGAGCGCACCGCCGGCGCAGAGCCGAGCCGTCCGCGGCGCCCCGGCAGCCACCGTTGCCCGGGGCGACCTGGTGCCGCTCTGCGCGGTGGCACTCGTCTTCGCCGGCCCCGCCGTCGGTGACCGGCCCGTTCCCGGTGGCGGCGGTGACCTGCAGGTCGTCCACGTCGTCTGCGTGACCGCGATCGCCGTCACCGCGCTCTGGGCGCTCGCCGGGCGACTCCCGATCCAGGCCGCGCTGAGCAGACGCGAGATCCGCCCGCCGCTCTGGTTCGGGCTGGGCCTGGTCGCCGCGGCCGCCGCCGCCACGCTCGTCGCGGTCAACCAGTTCCGCGGGCTGAAGGTCACCGCCACCTACGCCGCCGGGTGGTTGCTGCTGGTGGCGGTGCTGCTGGTCGCGACGTCCCCCGGTCGGCTGCGGACGCTCGTCGGCACCGCGGTCGTCGGCTCGCTGACCGTCACGCTCCCGATCCTGAGCCAGGCCGAGCGCTTGAAACCGGTCTACGGCGGCGCGGTGGTCCGCAACCGGGCACAGTCGATCTTCGCCGACCCCAACCAGTTCGGGTGCTACGCGGCGCTGATCGTCCTGCTCGCGGTCGGCTGGTTCATCGCAGCGCCGAGCCGCTGGGAGCGGGCGCTCGCCCTGGCCGGTGGGTCGGGGGCGGCGGCCGCGCTGGTGCTGTCGCTGAGCCGCGGCGCCTGGCTCGGCACCGCGGCGGGGCTCGTGGTGGCGGCGGTGCTGCACCCGGCGGTGCGGCGGGCGCTGATGACCGCGGCGGCGCTCGGGGCGACGCTCGTGGCCGCCGGGGTGCTGCTCACGTTCACGGGTCCGGCCGAGGTGCGCGGTGGCCCGGCGGCCGGCGTCGTCGAGGTGGTGGTGGACCGGCTCGCGGTGATCGACGACCGCGCCGCGAACCCGCACGACGTCCGGCCGATCACGTGGCGGGAAGCCGTGCGCCAGTTCAGCACGCACCCGGTCCTCGGCAACGGGCCCGGGTCGTTCAGCACGCTCGCGGCGGAGTCCCCGTCGGTCATCCAGTTCGCGCCGCGGCTGCACGCGCACAACGCGCTGCTGCACCTCGGCGCGGAGACCGGCGTCGTCGGGCTGTTCGCCGGGGTGGGGTTCGCCGCCGGCTGCGGTCTCGCGGCCGTGGTGACGGCCCGCCGCCTGCGCCGCACGGCGGTCACCGCGGAACGCCGGACGTTGGGTCTGGTCGTCGGCGCGACCGGCGCGCTCGTCGCGCTGTCGGTGCACCTGATGGTCGACTATCCGATCCGTAACCCGGTGCTGATGGTCACCGCGTGGTCGGTGGCCGGCCTGCTGCTGGCCGCCGGTGCACGCCGATGA
- a CDS encoding glycosyltransferase encodes MSHAVNTGLAHCVGDYVEYQAKHGVHVTVACPGGRLAALTGARGADVVTWRAARGPGPGMLAEAQQFRRIFEDIRPDVVHLHCAKAGLIGRAVLRGRVPTVFSPHAWSFQAVDGALRRLVLGWERHAMRWTDVVVCVSAAERDTGVAHGLRGRMEVLPNAVLPGAVEPIRARSRQEVRESLGVEPGVPVAVCTARLARQKGQDVLIDAWPAVRAAIPGARLVLVGDGVARPALEAAVEEVGAEGVHFTGPVDRSIALSWLYASDVVVCPSRWEGMSLVPLEAMALGRPVVVTAVDGMAESVPPGTGWIVPPEDPEALAGAVVTVLTDHEAARAAADAGRRRAALTIGDDSSARLLDLYGELLRGRRPPATVSS; translated from the coding sequence GTGTCCCATGCCGTCAACACCGGTCTGGCCCACTGCGTCGGGGACTATGTCGAGTACCAGGCCAAGCACGGCGTGCACGTGACCGTCGCGTGCCCCGGCGGGCGGCTCGCGGCGCTCACCGGTGCCCGCGGCGCGGACGTCGTCACCTGGCGCGCCGCGCGAGGGCCGGGGCCGGGGATGCTGGCCGAGGCCCAGCAGTTCCGGCGGATCTTCGAGGACATCCGGCCGGACGTCGTCCACCTGCACTGCGCCAAGGCCGGGCTGATCGGGCGGGCAGTGCTGCGTGGCCGGGTTCCGACCGTCTTCAGCCCCCACGCCTGGTCGTTCCAGGCGGTAGACGGTGCGCTCAGACGCCTGGTGCTCGGCTGGGAGAGACACGCGATGAGGTGGACGGACGTCGTCGTCTGCGTCAGCGCGGCCGAGCGGGACACCGGGGTAGCCCACGGTCTGCGCGGCCGGATGGAGGTGCTGCCCAACGCCGTGCTGCCGGGCGCCGTGGAGCCGATCCGGGCGCGTTCGCGCCAGGAGGTTCGGGAGTCGCTCGGGGTCGAGCCCGGCGTCCCGGTGGCGGTCTGCACCGCCCGGCTGGCCCGGCAGAAGGGTCAGGACGTACTGATCGACGCGTGGCCCGCGGTCCGGGCGGCGATCCCGGGTGCGCGCCTGGTGCTGGTCGGCGACGGGGTGGCCCGGCCGGCGCTGGAGGCCGCGGTCGAGGAGGTCGGCGCCGAGGGTGTCCACTTCACCGGCCCGGTGGACCGTTCCATAGCCCTGAGCTGGCTTTACGCGTCCGACGTCGTGGTCTGTCCCTCGCGCTGGGAGGGCATGTCGCTGGTGCCGCTGGAGGCGATGGCGCTCGGGCGTCCGGTGGTCGTCACCGCGGTCGACGGCATGGCCGAGTCGGTACCGCCGGGAACCGGGTGGATCGTGCCGCCGGAGGATCCGGAGGCGCTCGCCGGGGCCGTCGTGACCGTGCTCACCGATCACGAGGCCGCCCGCGCTGCGGCAGACGCCGGCCGGCGCCGCGCCGCGTTGACGATCGGCGACGACTCGTCGGCGAGGTTGCTCGACCTCTACGGCGAACTACTCCGCGGACGCCGTCCCCCGGCCACCGTGAGCAGCTGA
- a CDS encoding glycosyltransferase, producing the protein MAHSAITRPLEALVVTPSGVLGGAESWLLSMLDHTDRLQPRVVMLEDGPLRAELIRRGIPVTVRPVGRTGAAIAAATAWLARALRAVDPDVVIGNGVKAQCVVAPAALAVGVPSVWVKHDYSYDRRLARGLAAASGRVVATADDVALAARRADTLTITPPRPRPPHSRDEAVQVLRALNVPADERLILAMPVRFVPYKGIDTAIRALAEPYAAGWDLLAIGPDDPSRPGERDRLASLAADWGVADRVHLRQSVPSVGRLLAGADAVAVLTRPDGPRTPGREGFGLTALEAQLAGVPVIAVDDGGPVARRIGPQPLGSVSRSAGILVPPADPAEVAGALAALDDAEVRAALGAEGHRRSAHHPDAVTQAARFAALLAEVARRPGAGLCRVSAPAISVVSPVLDEAPVIDGLIGTLAAQLGPDDEYVLVDGGSTDGTAERIAAWHAEDRRIRLVRHGGGTIGFSRNRGVEAARHEFIACTDAGCTPSATWLDGFRAAAAETTAAARRLGENPAEFPIELYVGVYSAAVRAGRWFEPAMAAMNWPDPEELRRRTALRALYGRLFGRSFSASRVDGRSVGFTRDVWAAAGGFPEDLRTAEDEAFGRAVRAVGARTALTLDAAVTWYQRVGVRAAFAQFRGYGRGGGTGRSGALLQRDAIRLGGYLGATAAIVWGGTPGRVLAAAGAAAYFSLPVARVLRRGQSPLVLPLVPVAAVLKDGAKLVGTAEALLASLTARDLATWTPGRHDAPPRPTPETAPPGYRPRHRADARPGATAQHLVTAHTAHRHVVEGQVVAEGRVPAAAGQVAEAET; encoded by the coding sequence ATGGCTCATTCCGCGATCACCCGACCGCTCGAAGCGCTGGTCGTCACGCCCAGCGGGGTTCTCGGGGGTGCGGAGTCCTGGCTGCTCTCGATGCTCGACCACACCGATCGCCTGCAACCGCGGGTGGTGATGCTGGAGGACGGCCCGCTGCGGGCCGAGCTGATCCGGCGGGGCATCCCGGTGACCGTGCGGCCGGTGGGACGCACCGGCGCCGCGATCGCCGCCGCCACGGCCTGGCTCGCGCGGGCGCTGCGCGCGGTCGACCCGGACGTCGTCATCGGCAACGGCGTGAAGGCCCAGTGCGTGGTGGCGCCTGCGGCGCTCGCGGTCGGTGTCCCGTCGGTGTGGGTCAAGCACGACTACAGCTACGACCGACGACTGGCGCGCGGGCTCGCCGCGGCATCCGGCCGGGTCGTCGCGACCGCCGACGACGTGGCGCTCGCCGCCCGCCGCGCGGACACGCTGACGATCACCCCGCCCCGCCCCCGGCCACCGCACTCGCGGGACGAGGCCGTGCAGGTCCTCCGCGCGCTGAACGTGCCCGCCGACGAGCGGCTGATCCTGGCGATGCCGGTGCGGTTCGTGCCGTACAAGGGCATCGACACCGCGATCCGGGCGCTCGCCGAGCCGTACGCCGCCGGCTGGGACCTGCTCGCGATCGGCCCCGACGACCCGAGCCGCCCCGGCGAGCGGGACCGGCTGGCCTCGCTGGCTGCCGACTGGGGTGTGGCCGACCGGGTCCATCTCCGGCAGAGCGTCCCGTCGGTCGGCCGGTTGCTCGCCGGTGCGGACGCCGTGGCGGTGCTCACCCGCCCGGACGGTCCGCGCACGCCCGGCCGCGAGGGTTTTGGTCTCACCGCGCTGGAAGCCCAGCTGGCAGGCGTCCCGGTGATCGCGGTCGACGACGGCGGGCCGGTCGCCCGGCGGATCGGACCGCAGCCGTTGGGCTCGGTCAGCCGGTCAGCGGGGATCCTGGTGCCGCCCGCCGACCCGGCCGAGGTCGCGGGTGCGCTGGCCGCGCTGGACGACGCCGAGGTCCGGGCGGCGCTCGGCGCCGAGGGCCACCGGCGGTCGGCCCACCACCCGGACGCGGTGACCCAGGCCGCCCGGTTCGCCGCGCTGCTCGCCGAGGTCGCGCGCCGGCCGGGCGCCGGGCTGTGCCGAGTCTCGGCACCGGCGATCAGCGTGGTCAGCCCGGTGCTCGACGAGGCACCGGTGATCGACGGCCTGATCGGCACGCTCGCCGCCCAGCTCGGCCCGGACGACGAGTACGTGCTGGTCGACGGCGGGTCGACGGACGGCACCGCGGAGCGCATCGCGGCGTGGCACGCCGAGGACCGGCGGATCCGGCTGGTGCGCCACGGCGGCGGGACGATCGGCTTCAGCCGCAACCGCGGGGTGGAGGCGGCACGGCACGAGTTCATCGCCTGCACCGACGCCGGCTGCACACCGTCGGCGACCTGGCTGGACGGGTTCCGGGCCGCCGCCGCGGAAACCACCGCGGCGGCACGGCGGCTCGGGGAGAACCCGGCCGAGTTCCCGATCGAGTTGTACGTCGGCGTGTACTCGGCCGCGGTGCGCGCCGGGCGCTGGTTCGAGCCCGCGATGGCGGCGATGAACTGGCCGGACCCGGAGGAACTGCGGCGGCGGACCGCGCTGCGCGCGCTCTACGGGCGGCTGTTCGGCCGGTCGTTCTCCGCGTCCCGCGTCGACGGGCGGTCGGTCGGGTTCACCCGGGATGTCTGGGCGGCCGCCGGTGGGTTCCCGGAGGACCTGCGGACGGCCGAGGACGAGGCGTTCGGCCGCGCCGTGCGGGCCGTCGGCGCCCGTACCGCGCTGACCCTGGACGCCGCCGTGACGTGGTACCAGCGCGTGGGCGTCCGGGCCGCGTTCGCGCAGTTCCGGGGCTACGGGCGGGGCGGTGGCACCGGCCGGTCGGGCGCGCTGCTGCAGCGCGACGCGATCCGCTTGGGCGGTTACCTGGGCGCGACGGCGGCGATCGTCTGGGGCGGGACACCCGGCCGCGTGCTGGCGGCCGCGGGTGCTGCGGCGTACTTCTCGCTTCCGGTCGCGCGGGTGCTGCGACGGGGTCAGTCGCCGCTGGTGCTGCCGCTGGTGCCGGTGGCTGCGGTGCTCAAGGACGGGGCCAAGCTGGTCGGCACCGCCGAGGCACTGCTGGCGTCTCTCACCGCCCGCGACCTCGCCACGTGGACGCCAGGGCGCCACGACGCCCCTCCCCGTCCGACGCCTGAGACCGCCCCGCCCGGCTACCGGCCACGCCACCGAGCCGACGCCCGGCCCGGCGCGACGGCGCAGCACCTGGTCACCGCACACACCGCCCACCGGCATGTCGTCGAAGGGCAGGTCGTCGCGGAGGGCCGGGTGCCTGCGGCGGCCGGGCAGGTCGCTGAGGCGGAGACGTGA